A genome region from Salvia splendens isolate huo1 chromosome 19, SspV2, whole genome shotgun sequence includes the following:
- the LOC121780239 gene encoding phosphatidylinositol 4-phosphate 5-kinase 2-like, whose protein sequence is MPQPQQAEAAVKKQADENLEREAQKSIDTTTTAATPRSVIILPRGKPQATSRRVAPTSITDGGAISLTEKRLPNGDLYIGTFSNNTPHGSGKYLWEDGCMYEGDWKKGKASGKGKFSWPSGATFEGEFKSGRMEGTGTFIGPDGDTYRGSWSGDQKHGYGVKHYSNGDYYEGQWKRNFQDGRGRYVWSNGNEYIGEWKNGIIHGRGVLVWNNKNRFDGNWENSVPKGQGVFTWPDGSCYMGSWSNDLCSNASSKAQILNGTFYPAHSVRVGIEEGWKGCFSQKLSAPLMVVGEEGGVAVAGGGKKRICVWESDGEAGDITCDIIDNAVFNQEGGFQQFRRNPCCFSGEAKKPGVTISKGHKNYELMLNLQLGIRHSVGKHASNLRLLKLSDFESKEKFWTRFPSQGSKITPPHQSAEFWWKDYNPVVFRHLRQLFQVDPADYMLAICGNDALRELSSPGKSGSFFYLTKDDRFMIKTVKKSEVKVLIKMLPSYYQHICRYENSLVTKFYGVHCVKPVGGVKTRFIVMGNLFCSEYRIHRRFDLKGSSHGRTMNKLKGDIDETTTLKDLDLDYKFRLQTNWYQELIKQIDRDCEFLETERIMDYSLLVGLHFRDATSTADKIGLSPFLLRTGKNDSYKNEKFMRGCRFLEAELQDMDRVLSGRKPLIRLGANMPARAERAARRSVDQYTRGGLNSQTSSRSGETYEVVLYFGIIDILQDYDLTKKFEHAYKSLQVDPTSISAVDPKLYSKRFRDFVGRIFVEDR, encoded by the exons ATGCCGCAGCCGCAGCAAGCGGAAGCCGCAGTGAAGAAGCAAGCCGACGaaaatctagagagagaagCTCAGAAATCAATCGACACAACCACCACCGCCGCAACGCCGAGGTCAGTAATCATCCTCCCGCGGGGGAAGCCTCAGGCGACGAGCCGCCGCGTGGCGCCGACTTCAATCACCGACGGAGGCGCCATCAGCCTGACGGAGAAGCGCCTCCCGAACGGGGATCTGTACATCGGGACGTTCTCGAACAACACTCCGCACGGATCGGGGAAGTACCTGTGGGAGGACGGGTGCATGTACGAGGGCGACTGGAAGAAGGGGAAGGCGAGCGGGAAGGGGAAGTTCTCGTGGCCGTCCGGCGCTACTTTCGAAGGCGAGTTCAAATCGGGGCGGATGGAAGGCACGGGGACGTTCATCGGCCCCGACGGGGACACCTACCGCGGCTCGTGGTCGGGGGATCAAAAGCACGGATACGGCGTAAAGCATTACAGCAATGGCGATTACTACGAGGGGCAGTGGAAGAGGAATTTTCAGGACGGGAGGGGGAGATATGTTTGGAGCAACGGGAATGAGTATATCGGTGAGTGGAAAAACGGAATTATTCACGGGAGAGGCGTTTTGGTGTGGAATAATAAGAATCGATTTGACGGAAATTGGGAAAACAGCGTTCCGAAGGGGCAGGGGGTTTTCACCTGGCCGGACGGCAGCTGCTACATGGGGAGCTGGTCGAATGATTTGTGCAGTAATGCTAGCAGCAAAGCGCAGATCCTTAATGGTACATTTTATCCTGCTCACTCGGTGAGGGTTGGGATTGAGGAGGGTTGGAAGGGGTGTTTTAGTCAAAAGCTGTCGGCGCCGCTGATGGTTGTGGGGGAGGAGGGGGGTGTTGCGGTGGCTGGCGGCGGGAAGAAGAGGATTTGCGTTTGGGAGTCGGATGGGGAGGCTGGGGATATCACTTGTGACATTATTGACAATGCTGTCTTCAATCAGGAGGGAGGATTTCAGCAGTTTAGGAGGAATCCTTGTTGTTTTAGCGGCGAGGCGAAGAAGCCGGGGGTCACGATTTCGAAGGGGCACAAGAATTACGAGCTCATGCTCAATCTCCAGTTGGGGATAAG GCATTCTGTGGGGAAGCATGCTTCGAACTTGCGCCTGCTCAAGCTGAGTGATTTCGAGTCGAAGGAGAAGTTCTGGACTAGGTTTCCCTCGCAAGGTTCGAAGATCACGCCGCCGCATCAGTCCGCTGAGTTCTGGTGGAAGGATTACAATCCTGTTGTGTTTAG ACATTTGAGGCAGCTGTTTCAAGTAGATCCGGCGGATTACATGCTAGCGATTTGCGGGAATGATGCGTTGAGGGAGCTTTCGTCTCCCGGGAAGAGTGGGAGTTTCTTTTACTTAACAAAGGATGATCGTTTCATGATCAAGACTGTGAAGAAATCAGAAGTCAAG GTGCTTATAAAGATGCTTCCCAGTTACTATCAGCATATCTGTCGTTACGAAAATTCTCTGGTGACGAAGTTTTACGGTGTTCATTGTGTGAAGCCAGTGGGTGGTGTTAAG ACGCGGTTCATTGTGATGGGGAATCTGTTCTGCTCAGAGTATCGAATCCATAGAAGGTTCGATTTGAAAGGATCCTCCCATGGCCGCACAATGAATAAGCTTAAGGGAGATATCGATGAGACCACAACCTTGAAAGACCTTGACCTCGATTATAAATTTAGGCTGCAAACAAATTGGTATCAAGAACTTATCAA ACAAATTGATCGTGACTGTGAATTCCTGGAGACGGAAAGGATAATGGATTATAGTCTCTTAGTCGGCCTTCATTTCCGTGATGCTACTAGCACTGCTGACAAGATTGGTTTATCGCCATTTCTGCTCCGTACAG GGAAGAATGATTCGTACAAGAACGAAAAATTCATGCGAGGCTGTCGTTTCCTTGAAGCCGAACTGCAAGACATGGACCGGGTTCTATCGGGCAG GAAGCCATTGATCAGGCTCGGGGCCAACATGCCTGCACGAGCCGAGAGAGCCGCACGAAGGAGCGTGGACCAATACACGCGGGGAGGGTTGAACAGCCAGACATCCTCACGCAGTGGCGAAACCTATGAAGTGGTCCTCTACTTTGGCATCATAGACATTTTACAAGACTATGATCTAACCAAGAAGTTTGAACACGCCTACAAATCGCTACAAGTTGACCCCACCTCAATCTCAGCCGTCGATCCCAAGCTCTACTCCAAGAGATTCCGTGATTTTGTGGGGAGAATATTCGTCGAGGATAGATGA